Proteins encoded together in one Anticarsia gemmatalis isolate Benzon Research Colony breed Stoneville strain chromosome 1, ilAntGemm2 primary, whole genome shotgun sequence window:
- the LOC142987713 gene encoding lipase 3-like, with protein MRKVLLCVVCVLALADTRSVRQSSIVQKITSDGFPSEVHRVTTIDGYNLEIHRIPYGRSGSTGPRPLVFLMHGLMADSMSFIMLGPELSVAYNLADAGFDVWMGNARGNSFSRSHVSLNPDGFTQKYSFFDFTFEEIAIHDVPTMMDYALEYTGNEKLHYIGHSQGGTVFLVLGSIRPEYNAKIASAHLLAGVGYMDYFPNEELATAAANVDTIYSLARLMGIVELFPDFLADLMSPQQGYTMADYCTGDLHQRHMCELIGVRHLLRENSSFIDDYVPSGASLKQAAHYGQNIRDKSFRRYHFGRSSNLQTYGLEEPPIYNISLITTDVTMHYTVSDILLDERDVLAMAADMPNTRVRKVARETFLHEDFVAATDAKELVTDYIIGALLSAVDIADDNIDIGIDDVIVVDHTTAPDIIIDDVITEGTTVTPVPGSAASAVLNMYLVLFSLVFLLKRILE; from the exons ATGAGAAAGGTCCTGCTTTGTGTAGTGTGTGTGTTGGCGTTAGCTGACACGAGGAGTGTTCGGCAGTCGTCGATT GTTCAAAAAATAACATCAGATGGTTTCCCATCAGAGGTCCACCGTGTGACTACCATCGATGGGTACAACTTGGAGATCCACAGAATCCCATATGGAAGAAGTGGCAGCACTGGTCCAAGACCCTTGGTGTTCTTGATGCATGGACTCATGGCTGACTCCATGTCTTTCATCATGTTGGGTCCTGAATTGAGTGTTG CCTACAACCTAGCAGACGCCGGCTTCGACGTCTGGATGGGCAACGCTCGAGGAAACTCATTCTCCAGGTCTCACGTCTCTCTAAACCCTGACGGTTTTACCCAGAAATACTCCTTCTTTGACTTCACCTTCGAAGAGATCGCTATCCACGACGTACCTACCATGATGGACTATGCTTTAGAATATACTGGAAATGAGAAACTTCATTACATTGGGCATTCGCAAGGAGGCACAGTGTTTTTAGTGCTAGGTTCTATAAGACCGGAGTATAATGCGAAGATTGCGTCTGCGCATCTGTTAGCTGGTGTTGGGTATATGGACTATTTCCCTAATGAGGAGTTAGCGACTGCTGCGGCTAATGTTGATACTAtttat AGCTTGGCCCGTTTGATGGGTATTGTGGAACTGTTCCCTGACTTCTTGGCTGACCTCATGTCACCGCAGCAAGGTTATACCATGGCTGACTACTGCACCGGAGATCTACATCAAAGACACATGTGCGAACTGATTGGAGTCAGACATCTTTTG AGAGAAAACTCCTCTTTCATAGATGACTACGTTCCATCAGGAGCATCTCTAAAACAAGCAGCTCACTACGGCCAAAATATCAGAGACAAATCATTCCGTCGCTACCATTTCGGTAGAAGCAGCAACTTACAAACATACGGTTTAGAAGAACCACCAATTTACAATATAAGTCTCATAACTACTGACGTCACAATGCATTATACAGTTAGCGACATTTTATTAGATGAAAGAGATGTCTTAGCAATGGCTGCTGATATGCCTAATACAAGAGTCCGAAAAGTAGCTAGAGAAACCTTTTTACATGAAGATTTCGTTGCTGCCACTGATGCTAAGGAACTAGTCACGGATTATATCATAGGTGCTCTTCTAAGTGCCGTCGATATTGC GGATGACAACATAGACATAGGAATAGACGACGTGATCGTAGTAGACCATACAACTGCTCCCGATATCATCATTGATGACGTCATCACAGAGGGCACCACTGTCACGCCCGTACCAGGGTCCGCAGCAAGTGCTGTACTTAATATGTATCTAGTACTTTTTAGTTTAGTCTTTTTGTTAAAGAgaattttagaataa